In a genomic window of Nostoc sp. UHCC 0870:
- the ppc gene encoding phosphoenolpyruvate carboxylase: MSSVLYSLSESANLYPTSELFLRHRLQIVEELWESVLRQECGQNMVDLLRQLRDLCSPEGQATKDQAISAVKLIEQLNINEAIRAARGFALYFQLINIIEQEYEQRQQLTRYSEAEQELAHQENSHNISYSSNQNEDDVIFNGSGGMDWLTKNGSSREQNRQKGTFAALFPLLHKLNVPPQQIQRLISHLDVRLVFTAHPTEIVRHTIRDKQRQVVKLLQQLDAVENRKSEGGGYPWEAGEIREKLMEEIRLWWRTDELHQFKPTVLDEVDYALHYFQEVLFDGIPQLYKRFKYALGKTFPWLEPPSTDFCSFGSWVGSDRDGNPSVTPEVTWQTACYQRKMVLERYIKSVTQLIELLSISMHWSDVLPDLLESLELDQSQLSDVYDALALRYRQEPYRLKLSYVLKRLENTRDRNLSLYKGETPTNEDSPMYRSGADFLIELRMIQRNLTETGLSCRELDNLICQVEIFDFNLTQLDIRQESSRHSDALNEILEYLQLLPQSYNDLSEEQRVEWLTSELQTRRPLISSELPFSDKTNDVIKTFRVVRSLQQEFGISICKTYIISMCRQVSDVLEVLLLAKEARLFDPAIAVGTIQVVPLFETVEDLQRSCSVMRQLFELPLYRALLAGGYESAELKVTSAESTNNSQLSIQNSLLTPDLQEVMLGYSDSNKDSGFLSSNWEIHKAQKSLQKIAEAYGIHLRIFHGRGGSVGRGGGPAHEAILAQPGHSINGRIKITEQGEVLASKYSLLDLALYNLETITTAVIQASLLRTGFDDIEPWNEIMEELAARSRQHYRGLIYEQPDFIDFFHQVTPIEEISQLQISSRPARRPSGKKDLSSLRAIPWVFSWTQTRVLLPSWYGVGTALQEFLGTEPEEHLKLLRYFYVKWPFFKMVISKAEMTLAKVDMQMAHHYVQELSNPEDKPRFEKVFEQIASEFYLTRDLVLKITDHSRLLDGDPVLQRSVQLRNGTIVPLGFIQVSLLKRLRQSKNIATSGVIHSRYSKGELLRGALLTINGIAAGMRNTG; this comes from the coding sequence ATGAGTTCTGTTTTATACTCTTTATCTGAATCTGCCAATCTATACCCCACCTCAGAATTATTTTTGCGTCATCGCCTCCAAATTGTGGAAGAATTGTGGGAGTCTGTACTCAGGCAAGAATGCGGGCAGAATATGGTGGATTTGTTGCGGCAGTTGCGTGACTTATGTTCACCAGAAGGACAAGCGACAAAAGACCAAGCCATTTCTGCTGTCAAGTTGATTGAACAGTTAAATATTAACGAAGCAATTCGGGCTGCGCGGGGTTTTGCTTTGTATTTTCAGCTGATCAACATCATAGAGCAGGAATACGAACAACGGCAGCAATTAACTCGCTATTCTGAAGCCGAACAAGAACTAGCCCATCAAGAAAATTCTCACAATATTAGCTATTCCTCTAACCAAAATGAAGATGATGTCATTTTCAATGGTTCAGGAGGAATGGACTGGCTAACTAAAAATGGTTCTTCCAGAGAACAAAACAGACAAAAAGGTACATTCGCCGCCCTGTTTCCCCTATTACACAAGTTGAATGTTCCACCCCAACAGATTCAACGCCTAATTTCCCATTTGGATGTGCGTTTGGTATTCACAGCCCACCCGACAGAAATTGTCCGCCACACCATTCGGGATAAACAACGGCAAGTAGTCAAATTACTACAACAACTGGATGCGGTAGAAAACCGGAAGAGTGAAGGCGGTGGCTATCCTTGGGAAGCTGGAGAAATCCGCGAAAAATTAATGGAAGAAATTCGCCTCTGGTGGCGCACTGATGAACTGCACCAGTTTAAACCCACGGTGCTAGATGAAGTAGATTATGCTCTGCACTACTTCCAAGAAGTCTTATTTGATGGTATCCCCCAACTATATAAACGCTTCAAGTACGCTTTGGGGAAAACATTTCCTTGGTTAGAACCACCAAGTACAGATTTTTGCTCCTTTGGTTCTTGGGTGGGTTCAGATAGAGATGGGAATCCATCTGTCACCCCGGAAGTTACCTGGCAAACAGCCTGCTATCAGCGCAAAATGGTGCTGGAGAGATATATCAAGTCAGTTACACAATTAATTGAATTACTGAGTATCTCCATGCACTGGAGCGATGTTTTACCAGATTTGCTGGAATCTTTAGAGTTAGATCAATCCCAATTAAGTGACGTTTACGACGCATTGGCTTTAAGATATCGCCAAGAACCCTATCGTCTCAAACTATCTTATGTCCTGAAGCGGCTGGAAAATACCCGCGATCGCAATTTATCTTTGTACAAGGGCGAAACTCCCACCAACGAAGATAGCCCCATGTACCGTTCCGGGGCAGATTTCTTGATAGAACTGCGGATGATTCAGCGCAACTTGACGGAAACTGGCTTAAGTTGCCGAGAATTGGATAATCTCATCTGTCAAGTCGAAATTTTTGACTTTAACCTCACCCAGCTAGACATCCGCCAAGAATCTTCCAGACATTCGGATGCTTTAAACGAGATTCTGGAATACTTGCAACTTTTACCCCAATCTTACAATGACCTCTCAGAAGAACAGCGCGTTGAATGGTTAACCAGTGAACTGCAAACCCGCCGCCCATTAATTTCGTCAGAACTACCATTTTCTGACAAGACTAATGATGTCATTAAAACCTTTAGGGTAGTGCGATCGCTACAACAAGAATTTGGGATTAGTATCTGCAAAACTTACATTATTAGTATGTGTCGTCAAGTCAGCGACGTACTGGAAGTTTTGCTGTTAGCCAAAGAAGCCAGATTATTTGACCCCGCGATCGCAGTCGGCACAATTCAAGTTGTACCATTATTTGAAACAGTCGAAGACTTACAACGCTCTTGCAGCGTCATGCGTCAATTGTTTGAACTGCCCTTATATCGTGCCTTATTAGCTGGTGGCTATGAAAGTGCTGAGTTAAAAGTAACGAGTGCTGAGTCAACAAACAACTCACAACTGAGTATTCAGAACTCCCTACTCACCCCCGACTTACAAGAAGTCATGCTGGGGTATTCTGACAGCAACAAAGATTCTGGCTTCTTAAGTAGTAACTGGGAAATTCACAAAGCCCAAAAATCCTTGCAGAAAATCGCCGAAGCATACGGTATACATCTGCGGATTTTCCACGGGCGCGGCGGTTCAGTAGGAAGAGGAGGCGGCCCAGCCCATGAAGCGATTTTGGCGCAACCAGGGCATAGTATCAATGGCCGCATCAAAATTACTGAACAAGGGGAAGTATTGGCTTCTAAATACTCCTTGCTGGACTTGGCTTTATACAACCTCGAAACCATTACTACAGCAGTAATTCAAGCCAGTTTACTACGTACAGGGTTTGATGATATCGAACCTTGGAATGAAATAATGGAAGAATTGGCAGCGCGATCGCGGCAGCATTATCGTGGTTTAATCTACGAACAGCCAGATTTTATTGACTTCTTCCACCAAGTCACCCCCATTGAAGAAATTAGCCAACTACAAATTAGTTCCCGTCCCGCCCGTCGTCCCTCTGGTAAAAAAGACTTAAGCAGTCTCCGCGCCATCCCTTGGGTATTTAGCTGGACACAAACCCGCGTTTTGCTCCCTTCTTGGTACGGTGTAGGTACAGCTTTACAAGAATTTTTGGGTACAGAACCAGAAGAACACCTGAAATTACTCCGCTACTTTTACGTGAAGTGGCCGTTCTTCAAAATGGTCATTTCCAAAGCTGAAATGACACTAGCGAAAGTAGATATGCAAATGGCGCATCACTACGTTCAGGAATTATCTAACCCTGAAGACAAACCCCGATTTGAGAAAGTATTTGAGCAAATCGCCAGTGAATTCTATCTCACTAGGGATTTAGTTCTCAAAATCACTGACCATAGTCGGTTATTAGATGGTGATCCTGTGCTACAACGTTCTGTACAGTTACGTAACGGTACAATTGTCCCCCTTGGTTTTATCCAAGTTTCTCTCCTCAAACGCCTGCGCCAGTCAAAAAATATTGCTACCTCCGGCGTAATTCATTCACGTTACAGCAAAGGCGAGTTACTCAGAGGCGCATTATTAACTATTAACGGTATCGCTGCGGGAATGAGAAATACAGGTTGA
- the acs gene encoding acetate--CoA ligase alpha subunit, which translates to MQKSLKPSDASIDRAYDILQAEKVNPLNAIFAPQSVAVIGASEKVGSVGRTILWNLISSPFGGTVYPVNPKRHSVLGIKAYPSIADIPETVDLAVIATPASTVPGVIADCVAAGVKGAIIISAGFKEAGAEGIALEQQILEQARRGNIRIIGPNCLGVMSPQSGLNATFASAMARSGNVGFISQSGALCTAILDWSVRENVGFSAFVSIGSMLDVGWGDLIYYLGDDPQTKSIVIYMESIGDARSFISAAREVALTKPIIVIKAGRTAAAAKAAASHTGALAGSDAVLDAAFRRCGVLRVDSISDLFDMAEVLAKQPRPKGPKLTILTNAGGPGVLATDALIEAGGELATISPEIITSLDQILPKHWSHSNPIDILGDADPQRYTQALEIAAKDPHSDGLLVILTPQAMTDPTQTAEQLKPYAQIAGKPILASWMGGADVADGEMILNSQRIPTYPYPDTAARVFSYMWQSSYNLRGIYETPVLPTIDADTGIPYRHLVENIISSARQSGRTILTEYESKQILAAYGIPTVTTCVAKTEDEAVRCADNIGYPVVVKLYSEVITHKTDVGGVQLNLQDADAVRRAYRTIESNVQKLEATFTHSPLFLGVTVQPMVKMDGYELIIGSSLDPQFGPVLLFGAGGQLVEVLQDSAIALPPLNTTLARRMMEHTKIYKALKGVRGRQSIDMDALEQLLVAFSHLVVEQPWIKEIDINPLLATPPNPQNQGNGGLIALDARVVLHEPEMTAAQLPKLAIRPYPTQYVGEWTMKDGTPVTIRPIRPEDEPLLVQFHETLSEESVYFRYFHLMKLSHRITHERLTRICFIDYDREMALVVEHQNPQTGTRQILGVGRLSKLHGTNAAEFAILVSDRYQCQGIGTELVSRLLQVGRDEQITQITADILADNNGMQRVCEKLGFRVASTSDTTVRKAEIAL; encoded by the coding sequence ATGCAAAAGTCTCTCAAGCCCAGCGATGCAAGTATAGATCGCGCTTATGATATTTTGCAGGCAGAGAAGGTCAATCCTCTCAATGCCATCTTTGCACCCCAGAGTGTCGCGGTGATTGGTGCTAGCGAAAAAGTCGGTAGTGTCGGACGCACGATTTTATGGAACTTAATTAGCAGTCCCTTTGGTGGTACTGTTTACCCTGTCAATCCCAAACGCCATAGTGTTCTCGGTATCAAAGCCTATCCCTCTATTGCGGATATTCCCGAAACTGTTGATTTAGCAGTAATTGCTACCCCAGCCTCCACCGTTCCAGGAGTCATTGCTGATTGTGTCGCAGCAGGGGTAAAGGGGGCAATTATTATTTCCGCAGGTTTTAAAGAAGCTGGTGCGGAGGGTATAGCCTTAGAACAGCAAATTTTAGAGCAAGCACGGCGCGGCAATATCCGCATTATCGGCCCTAATTGCTTGGGTGTAATGAGTCCCCAAAGCGGTCTAAATGCTACTTTTGCCAGTGCAATGGCTCGTTCTGGTAATGTCGGCTTTATCAGTCAAAGTGGGGCATTGTGTACTGCCATCCTTGATTGGAGTGTGCGGGAAAATGTCGGTTTTAGTGCTTTCGTTTCCATCGGCTCAATGCTAGATGTGGGTTGGGGTGATTTGATTTATTACCTCGGTGATGACCCGCAAACGAAAAGTATAGTCATTTACATGGAATCCATTGGTGATGCGCGGTCTTTTATCTCCGCCGCGAGGGAAGTCGCACTTACCAAACCAATCATTGTCATTAAAGCCGGACGTACAGCCGCCGCCGCCAAAGCCGCCGCCTCCCATACAGGGGCTTTAGCTGGTAGTGATGCCGTCTTGGATGCAGCTTTCCGGCGTTGTGGAGTGTTGCGGGTTGATAGTATTTCTGATTTGTTCGATATGGCGGAGGTACTGGCAAAACAACCCCGTCCCAAAGGGCCAAAATTAACAATTCTCACCAATGCTGGGGGGCCTGGGGTACTAGCGACTGATGCACTCATCGAGGCTGGCGGGGAACTGGCGACAATTTCCCCGGAAATCATTACCTCCCTGGACCAAATTTTGCCGAAACACTGGAGTCACAGCAACCCAATTGATATTCTCGGTGATGCTGACCCCCAACGCTACACCCAAGCTTTAGAAATTGCTGCCAAAGATCCCCACAGTGATGGTTTACTGGTAATTCTCACACCCCAAGCCATGACTGACCCCACCCAAACGGCAGAACAGTTAAAACCCTACGCCCAAATTGCCGGTAAACCCATCTTAGCTAGTTGGATGGGGGGTGCAGATGTGGCAGATGGGGAGATGATACTTAATAGCCAACGCATCCCTACCTATCCTTATCCAGATACGGCGGCGCGGGTGTTTAGTTATATGTGGCAATCTAGCTATAACTTACGCGGTATCTACGAAACTCCGGTATTACCTACAATTGATGCTGATACTGGCATTCCCTATCGCCACTTAGTCGAGAATATCATCTCCTCGGCTCGTCAATCAGGACGGACGATTTTAACGGAATATGAATCAAAGCAGATTTTGGCAGCCTATGGTATACCCACTGTGACAACTTGTGTCGCCAAAACTGAAGATGAGGCGGTGCGATGTGCCGACAATATTGGTTATCCAGTTGTTGTCAAACTCTATTCTGAGGTCATCACCCATAAAACTGATGTCGGTGGTGTACAGTTAAACCTACAAGATGCCGATGCAGTCCGCCGCGCCTATCGCACTATTGAATCGAATGTCCAGAAATTAGAAGCTACTTTCACCCACTCCCCCCTCTTCCTGGGTGTGACAGTGCAACCAATGGTAAAAATGGACGGCTACGAACTGATTATTGGTAGTAGTTTAGATCCTCAGTTTGGCCCAGTGTTGTTATTTGGTGCTGGGGGACAATTGGTAGAAGTATTACAAGATAGCGCGATCGCACTTCCTCCCCTCAACACAACTTTAGCGCGGCGGATGATGGAACACACCAAAATTTACAAAGCCCTCAAAGGTGTGCGGGGACGGCAAAGTATTGATATGGATGCCCTTGAGCAGTTGCTGGTAGCCTTTAGTCACTTGGTAGTAGAACAGCCTTGGATTAAAGAAATTGATATTAATCCCTTGCTGGCGACTCCTCCCAACCCACAAAATCAAGGTAATGGGGGATTAATTGCTTTAGATGCGCGGGTAGTTCTCCATGAACCAGAGATGACAGCAGCACAACTACCCAAGTTAGCCATTCGTCCCTACCCTACACAATATGTAGGAGAGTGGACAATGAAAGACGGTACACCTGTAACTATCCGTCCCATTCGTCCCGAAGATGAGCCATTGTTGGTGCAATTCCACGAAACACTCTCAGAGGAAAGCGTTTATTTCCGCTACTTCCACCTGATGAAATTAAGCCACCGCATCACCCATGAACGGCTGACACGCATTTGCTTTATTGACTACGATCGCGAAATGGCGTTAGTAGTAGAACACCAAAATCCACAAACCGGGACACGGCAAATCTTGGGAGTTGGGCGATTAAGTAAATTACATGGGACTAATGCAGCCGAATTTGCGATATTAGTAAGCGATCGCTATCAATGTCAGGGTATCGGTACAGAATTAGTTAGCCGATTGCTACAAGTAGGACGCGATGAGCAAATCACACAGATCACAGCCGATATCCTCGCTGATAATAATGGGATGCAAAGAGTCTGTGAAAAACTCGGTTTCCGCGTAGCCAGCACCAGCGATACCACCGTCAGGAAAGCTGAAATTGCCCTCTAG
- a CDS encoding SDR family NAD(P)-dependent oxidoreductase, with product MLAKNQGTVVITGASTGIGEACALRLDKLGFCVFAGVRKDSDAQKLQQKASQRLIPIFLDVTDADSIAFAVETVKNTVGDEIFGLVNNAGIAVPGPLELLPIADFEQQMQVNVTGQLAVTQAFLGLLRQGQGRIVNMGSISGRSAAPFLGAYNASKFALEALTDVMRMELRPWGISVSIIEPGAIATPIWEKSFTQADTAKQNLSPSALNLYGHALTAVRKQVGILASKSISSDIVADAVIHALTAKKPKTRYLIGQDAKIGAFLKYLLPDRLYDRVILYSMGL from the coding sequence ATGCTTGCAAAAAATCAAGGTACAGTTGTTATTACAGGCGCATCAACAGGAATTGGTGAAGCCTGCGCTTTGCGTTTAGACAAATTAGGATTTTGTGTCTTTGCTGGTGTGCGTAAAGATTCTGATGCTCAAAAACTTCAACAAAAAGCCTCTCAAAGACTTATCCCTATTTTTTTAGATGTTACTGATGCTGATTCCATTGCATTTGCAGTTGAGACAGTAAAAAATACAGTTGGTGATGAAATTTTCGGTTTAGTAAATAACGCTGGAATCGCCGTTCCTGGCCCATTAGAACTATTACCAATTGCCGATTTTGAACAACAAATGCAAGTTAATGTCACCGGACAACTAGCAGTCACACAAGCATTTCTGGGGTTATTGCGCCAAGGTCAAGGACGAATTGTCAATATGGGTTCTATTAGCGGTAGAAGTGCTGCGCCCTTTCTTGGTGCTTACAATGCTTCCAAATTTGCACTTGAAGCACTCACCGATGTGATGCGTATGGAGTTACGACCTTGGGGAATTTCCGTTTCAATTATAGAACCAGGTGCGATTGCGACCCCCATTTGGGAAAAGTCTTTCACTCAAGCTGATACAGCAAAGCAAAATTTATCACCATCTGCCCTAAATCTCTACGGTCATGCGCTGACTGCTGTCCGTAAACAAGTAGGAATTCTGGCATCGAAGAGTATTTCATCGGATATTGTAGCTGATGCTGTTATTCACGCACTCACAGCAAAAAAACCAAAGACACGCTATCTCATTGGTCAAGACGCGAAAATAGGAGCATTCCTCAAGTATCTTTTGCCTGATAGATTGTATGACCGTGTAATTTTATATTCAATGGGTTTATAG
- a CDS encoding DUF1574 family protein, whose product MKTLVLDSQQSLLQWVSQATGINTLGVKVRLRGNDLHILCEGTECPQRWRTLSDLLHALQQTDLDALTSHEQPSIYQVFVYGRKKGEYRPQWCHKVYLNQLERHLEQVEKALLEDAAKAPGGALIISNESLARRGDPNAIARYLSETLSAMGVAVQVKVKQIEASDDSQAVSNRLWIFCQSSYNPDPSILAEPVAHQLRQLKLTGYKDAVIVSQISGETKHDWRLRIDLTPPEVMLKEWARWGDVQAIARLLTAVLSELKVTVQVSLQESTLHIFCLPLANSSTPEKAVCIEKISQQLDAIAPQGILAATVYGQKTNDDKQPDWIDWLTLPAKEYPALATPALELAAEGDEPAIIFLLERLLNPNLDRKLKTGGLRVLLLRKDDLFHIMCDAPICPSRKQVAPRVTQFIRQLKIPGIAGVRVYGRRAGNKEPFWHHGVDLAQRQRLVPEATPEFAATADYVSDLITQDDDEPILRPDLTTEEVQSFVTEVARDWVETATTTVKQWLLNTQLFTESDQSTSQIPDAQGVKVALVWGTLGLLLTLQTDWVLGYIVTRTIPSSPQVNNISSPSSSEPKSSASARDNQNERTAFFTNSQPPNAAFNRSGFTQEDDQPRDLRAAPLKDKANATAILLAARSSMPSFNIRQLDEQLALYRQRIAKNGKPADVLIIGSSRALRGVDPVALSKALARQGYPNVDVFNFGINGATSQVVDFVIRQVLQPSELPKLILWADGSRAFNSGRDDLTFKAIATSPGYEYVLKQAQKSSDSDESVKNQANSPKDTKTTPQHEINNYQVINKWLNQVFGGLSTSYQHRDQIQTLFHKQLESLPILKESQKPSSPTQSNTDNSEDDSTLTQAVDFDGFLPLSVRFNPARYYQQHPKVAGKYDNDYKDFQLGAEQDAAFQDVLQFTQSRNIPLVFINLPLTSEYLDQFRRQHEQEFQTYMLRLSTNPNFIYRDLSQLWTKAHEYFSDPSHLNRFGGYEVSKKLANDPMIPWPVK is encoded by the coding sequence ATGAAAACATTAGTATTAGATAGCCAGCAATCCTTATTGCAGTGGGTAAGCCAAGCAACAGGGATTAACACTTTAGGGGTGAAAGTCCGATTACGGGGAAATGACCTTCATATTTTGTGTGAAGGTACAGAGTGTCCTCAACGCTGGCGGACTCTATCTGATTTGCTTCATGCACTCCAACAAACAGATTTAGATGCCTTAACCAGCCACGAACAACCATCAATATACCAAGTATTCGTCTACGGGCGAAAGAAGGGGGAATATCGTCCCCAGTGGTGTCACAAAGTTTACTTAAATCAACTAGAACGTCATCTAGAACAGGTAGAAAAAGCCCTGTTAGAAGATGCCGCTAAAGCCCCTGGGGGCGCGTTAATTATTTCTAATGAAAGTTTGGCACGGCGGGGAGATCCCAACGCCATAGCCCGCTATCTCAGCGAAACTCTGAGTGCTATGGGTGTGGCGGTACAGGTAAAAGTTAAGCAGATCGAAGCTAGCGATGATAGTCAAGCTGTATCTAATCGTCTGTGGATATTTTGCCAGTCAAGCTATAATCCCGATCCTTCAATACTAGCCGAACCAGTAGCCCATCAATTGCGGCAATTAAAGCTAACTGGCTACAAAGATGCAGTGATTGTTTCCCAAATTAGTGGTGAAACAAAGCATGATTGGCGGTTGCGGATTGATTTAACACCGCCGGAAGTAATGCTCAAAGAATGGGCGCGGTGGGGTGATGTGCAGGCGATCGCTCGACTGTTAACAGCAGTATTATCAGAATTAAAAGTTACTGTCCAGGTTTCTCTACAAGAATCGACCTTACATATCTTTTGTTTACCGCTTGCTAACTCCTCTACACCAGAGAAAGCAGTATGTATAGAAAAAATATCACAGCAATTAGATGCGATCGCGCCTCAAGGTATCCTCGCCGCCACTGTTTACGGACAGAAAACCAATGACGATAAGCAACCCGACTGGATTGATTGGCTGACTTTACCAGCTAAAGAATATCCTGCTTTGGCTACTCCAGCTTTAGAATTGGCGGCTGAAGGTGATGAACCAGCAATTATTTTCTTGCTAGAACGCTTACTTAATCCCAATTTGGATCGCAAATTAAAAACAGGCGGTTTGCGGGTGCTGCTGTTGCGGAAAGATGATTTATTCCACATCATGTGTGATGCACCTATTTGTCCCAGTCGTAAACAAGTAGCCCCCAGAGTTACCCAATTTATTCGCCAATTAAAAATTCCTGGAATTGCTGGAGTGCGGGTTTATGGTAGACGCGCTGGTAATAAAGAACCTTTTTGGCATCATGGTGTAGATTTAGCCCAGCGTCAACGGTTAGTTCCAGAGGCTACCCCAGAATTTGCGGCTACTGCTGATTATGTCAGTGACTTAATTACCCAAGATGACGACGAACCCATTTTGCGTCCTGACTTAACTACAGAAGAAGTTCAAAGTTTTGTCACCGAAGTCGCGCGGGATTGGGTAGAAACTGCAACTACCACAGTTAAACAATGGCTTTTGAATACTCAGTTATTTACAGAAAGCGATCAGTCAACTAGCCAAATTCCTGATGCTCAAGGCGTGAAAGTTGCCTTAGTCTGGGGTACTTTAGGTTTATTGCTCACCCTACAAACCGATTGGGTCTTGGGTTACATCGTGACTCGCACCATACCGAGTTCACCACAGGTTAACAATATTTCATCACCATCATCCTCTGAGCCAAAATCATCTGCAAGTGCCAGAGACAATCAAAACGAAAGGACAGCATTTTTTACTAATTCCCAGCCACCAAATGCAGCCTTTAATCGGTCTGGGTTTACCCAAGAAGACGATCAACCCAGAGATTTAAGAGCTGCACCATTAAAAGATAAAGCCAATGCTACAGCTATTTTACTGGCGGCGCGATCGTCCATGCCTAGCTTTAATATTCGGCAATTAGATGAGCAATTAGCCTTATACAGACAACGCATTGCCAAAAACGGTAAACCTGCCGATGTCTTAATTATCGGTTCATCCCGTGCCTTGCGGGGAGTTGATCCAGTCGCGTTGTCAAAAGCCTTGGCGCGTCAAGGTTATCCCAATGTTGACGTATTTAATTTTGGCATTAACGGTGCAACCTCACAAGTTGTAGATTTTGTGATTCGTCAAGTGTTACAGCCATCGGAACTACCAAAATTAATTCTATGGGCGGATGGTTCTCGTGCTTTTAACAGTGGTCGTGATGACTTAACATTTAAAGCGATCGCTACTTCTCCAGGTTATGAATATGTGTTAAAACAGGCACAAAAATCTAGTGACAGCGATGAATCCGTAAAAAATCAAGCCAATTCCCCTAAAGATACTAAAACAACACCTCAACATGAAATAAACAACTATCAAGTTATTAATAAGTGGTTAAATCAGGTTTTTGGTGGTCTTTCCACTAGCTACCAACACCGCGACCAAATTCAAACTTTATTCCACAAGCAACTAGAATCTTTACCAATATTGAAAGAATCTCAAAAACCTTCATCACCTACCCAATCAAACACAGATAATTCTGAAGATGACAGTACCTTGACACAAGCAGTTGACTTTGATGGTTTTCTACCCTTATCTGTAAGATTTAATCCTGCTAGATACTATCAACAACATCCTAAAGTTGCTGGCAAATATGATAACGATTATAAAGATTTTCAACTAGGAGCAGAACAAGATGCAGCATTCCAAGATGTTTTGCAATTTACCCAATCTCGAAATATTCCTTTAGTCTTTATTAATCTCCCCCTCACTTCTGAGTATTTGGATCAATTCCGCCGCCAACATGAACAAGAATTTCAAACATATATGTTGCGATTGTCAACTAATCCCAACTTTATTTATAGAGATTTAAGTCAACTTTGGACAAAAGCCCATGAATACTTTTCTGACCCCAGCCACCTCAATCGTTTTGGTGGTTACGAAGTCTCGAAAAAACTAGCCAATGATCCGATGATTCCTTGGCCAGTGAAGTAG
- a CDS encoding small RNA NsiR4-regulated ssr1528 family protein, protein MTADTNQVNTATKGADAIDEAIAKGIDFDGTPIPAAKLDLYTKVMALEANRQRSGVSNTMRSRIIRIGAKHIPQPELDQLLIEAGFAPLKEKDIAFFYGGK, encoded by the coding sequence ATGACTGCTGATACTAACCAAGTAAATACCGCTACCAAGGGTGCTGATGCTATTGATGAAGCGATCGCTAAAGGCATCGATTTTGATGGTACACCGATTCCAGCAGCAAAGTTAGACCTATACACCAAAGTCATGGCATTAGAAGCCAACAGACAGCGTAGTGGTGTATCTAATACTATGCGATCGCGCATCATTCGCATTGGGGCAAAACACATCCCTCAACCAGAACTCGATCAATTACTCATAGAAGCAGGCTTTGCACCCCTAAAAGAAAAAGATATTGCTTTTTTCTACGGCGGTAAGTAA